Proteins found in one Methylobacterium sp. CB376 genomic segment:
- a CDS encoding helix-turn-helix transcriptional regulator, translating to MPRRPWIVQDGTRRLLCSFEQPAGAESSSPHVLVIIDLEERQRPKGTTLQELFALTNAEAKLALQLAKGGTLEACAEENGTSVNTARVQLRSIFAKTGTARQSDLVAFLNRVAMLG from the coding sequence ATGCCCAGGCGCCCCTGGATCGTCCAGGACGGGACACGTCGCCTGCTCTGCTCCTTCGAGCAGCCCGCGGGCGCAGAGAGCTCCTCGCCGCACGTTCTCGTCATCATTGACCTTGAGGAGCGTCAGCGGCCGAAAGGGACCACGCTGCAGGAACTGTTCGCCTTAACCAACGCCGAGGCGAAGCTCGCGCTGCAACTCGCGAAGGGCGGAACGCTCGAGGCCTGCGCGGAGGAGAACGGCACGAGCGTGAACACCGCTCGCGTTCAGCTCCGGTCGATCTTTGCCAAGACCGGCACGGCGCGGCAATCGGATCTCGTGGCCTTCCTCAACCGCGTCGCCATGCTCGGCTGA
- a CDS encoding type I secretion system permease/ATPase, producing MSGLVNILYLTGSFFMLEIYDRVIPSRSVPTLVGLMTLALVLYVFQGMLETLRSRVLTRIAMSLDESLSDRVFDLMVRAPLKGAAPSDGLLPMRDLDQLRGFLAGSGPGAFFDLPWMPIYLAICFLFHPLVGVAAVAGGAVLACVTLATDCLTRRSTKKAMAHASQRYALAEAGRRNAEVLAAMGMQERFATRWAVANHGYLVEQRRLADVTGGFGAGSKVFRAALQSGVLALGAWLVVNNLATGGIIIASSILVSRALAPVELGIANWKGFVQARQAWQRLGTAFERIPAVREPHGLPAPQQALSVESVSVAPPGTPRVVVQDVSLALEAGHGLGVIGPSASGKSSLVRAIVGVWSPLRGKVRLDGAALDQWTSAALGRHIGFLPQEVELFAGTIAENIARFEPQAAPEHVIAAARAAGVHELILRLPEGYDTPIGEGGAGLSAGQRQRVGLARALYRDPFLVVLDEPNANLDTEGENALTQAILGVRRRGGICVVVAHRPSALAAVDMVLMMTDGRAQAFGPKDEVLKRVLQPVAAPVQAPAQPHLPRAVPLPETMRETA from the coding sequence ATGAGCGGTTTGGTCAACATCCTTTACCTGACCGGCTCGTTCTTCATGCTCGAAATTTACGACCGCGTCATTCCGAGCCGCAGCGTGCCGACGCTCGTCGGGCTGATGACGCTCGCCCTGGTCCTCTACGTGTTTCAAGGAATGCTCGAGACCCTGCGCTCACGCGTCCTGACCCGGATCGCGATGAGCCTGGACGAGTCGCTCTCGGATCGGGTGTTCGACCTGATGGTGCGTGCGCCGCTCAAGGGGGCAGCCCCGAGCGACGGCCTGCTGCCGATGCGCGACCTCGACCAGCTGCGGGGTTTCCTCGCCGGTTCGGGCCCAGGGGCGTTCTTCGACCTGCCCTGGATGCCGATCTACCTGGCGATCTGCTTCCTGTTCCACCCGCTCGTCGGCGTTGCCGCCGTTGCGGGGGGCGCCGTCCTGGCCTGTGTGACCCTGGCGACGGATTGCCTGACGCGCCGCTCCACGAAGAAAGCGATGGCGCACGCCTCGCAGCGCTACGCGCTCGCCGAGGCCGGTCGCCGCAACGCCGAGGTGCTCGCCGCCATGGGCATGCAGGAGCGCTTCGCGACGCGCTGGGCCGTGGCGAACCACGGCTACCTCGTCGAGCAGCGGCGTTTGGCGGACGTCACCGGCGGGTTCGGCGCGGGCTCCAAGGTGTTCCGGGCCGCGCTGCAATCGGGCGTGTTGGCGCTCGGCGCCTGGCTCGTCGTGAACAACCTGGCCACGGGCGGCATCATCATCGCGAGCTCGATCCTGGTCTCGCGCGCCCTCGCGCCGGTCGAGCTCGGCATCGCCAACTGGAAGGGCTTCGTGCAGGCGCGCCAGGCCTGGCAGCGCCTCGGCACGGCGTTCGAGCGGATCCCTGCGGTGCGCGAGCCCCACGGGCTCCCCGCGCCGCAGCAGGCGCTGAGTGTCGAGAGCGTCAGCGTCGCGCCGCCCGGCACGCCGCGGGTCGTGGTGCAGGACGTTTCGCTCGCCCTCGAGGCGGGCCATGGGCTCGGCGTGATCGGCCCCTCGGCCTCGGGAAAGTCCTCGCTGGTGAGGGCGATCGTGGGCGTGTGGTCGCCGCTGCGGGGCAAGGTGCGCCTCGATGGGGCCGCGCTTGACCAATGGACGAGCGCCGCGCTCGGCCGGCATATCGGCTTCCTGCCGCAGGAGGTCGAGCTATTCGCCGGCACGATCGCGGAGAACATCGCCCGCTTCGAGCCGCAGGCCGCCCCCGAGCACGTCATCGCGGCGGCGCGGGCGGCGGGCGTCCACGAGTTGATCCTGCGCCTGCCGGAGGGCTACGACACCCCGATCGGCGAGGGCGGGGCTGGTCTCTCGGCTGGACAGCGCCAGCGGGTAGGGCTCGCGCGCGCCCTCTACCGCGATCCCTTCCTCGTCGTCCTCGACGAGCCGAACGCGAACCTCGACACCGAGGGCGAGAACGCGCTGACGCAAGCGATTCTGGGCGTGCGCCGGCGGGGCGGGATCTGCGTGGTGGTGGCCCACCGGCCCAGCGCGCTCGCCGCCGTCGACATGGTCCTGATGATGACCGACGGCCGCGCCCAGGCCTTCGGCCCGAAGGACGAGGTGTTGAAGCGCGTGCTGCAGCCGGTCGCCGCGCCAGTGCAGGCCCCGGCCCAGCCTCACCTGCCCCGGGCGGTGCCACTCCCCGAGACAATGCGGGAGACTGCGTGA
- a CDS encoding HlyD family type I secretion periplasmic adaptor subunit codes for MAASLDPVRIPLVRPPATADASIRRHLRASLLLGTVLVGGVGGWATFTQISGAVIAPGQLVVESDVKKVQHPTGGVVGELLVQDGDPVKAGDVLIRLDETQTRAGLDILLKALDELSARRARNEAERDGAGGITFPADLLQRAKADATAARLIDGETKLFTSRVNAREGQKAQLRERLAQLQQEIGGLTQQASAKEREIAFIGSELKGVRELYAKNLVQLPRLNALERDATRLEGERGQLLASTAAQRGKMSEIELQILQIDQDMRTEVGKELAEIRSKWSELVEKRVAAEDQLKRVELRAPQDGIVHQMTVHTIGGLVTPNEPAMLIVPSSDRLALEVKIQPHDIDNVRFDQKAVLRFSAFNQRTTPEIDGQVTRVSADVTTDPKTGASFYTARISVPDDQRARLGAVRLVPGMPVESFIQTGERTVLSYLTKPLTDQITKAWRER; via the coding sequence ATGGCCGCGAGCCTCGATCCCGTCAGGATCCCTCTGGTGCGCCCGCCGGCGACCGCCGACGCCTCGATCCGGCGGCACCTCCGAGCCTCTCTCCTCCTCGGCACCGTCCTGGTCGGCGGGGTCGGCGGCTGGGCAACCTTCACGCAGATCTCGGGCGCGGTGATCGCCCCGGGCCAGCTCGTGGTCGAATCGGACGTCAAGAAGGTGCAGCACCCGACGGGCGGCGTCGTCGGCGAGCTCCTGGTGCAAGACGGCGACCCTGTCAAAGCGGGCGACGTCCTCATCCGTCTCGATGAGACGCAGACCCGGGCGGGCCTCGACATCCTGCTCAAGGCCCTCGACGAGCTCAGCGCCCGGCGCGCCCGCAACGAGGCGGAGCGCGACGGAGCGGGAGGCATCACCTTTCCGGCTGACCTGCTGCAGCGCGCCAAGGCTGACGCCACGGCCGCCCGCCTGATCGACGGCGAGACGAAGCTGTTCACCTCGCGGGTGAACGCCCGGGAGGGTCAGAAGGCGCAGCTGCGCGAGCGCCTCGCGCAACTCCAGCAGGAGATCGGCGGGCTCACCCAGCAGGCGAGCGCGAAGGAGCGCGAGATCGCCTTCATCGGGAGCGAGCTCAAGGGCGTGCGCGAGCTCTACGCCAAGAACCTCGTGCAGCTGCCGCGGCTCAACGCGCTCGAGCGCGACGCAACCCGGCTCGAAGGCGAGCGCGGCCAGCTCCTCGCCTCGACCGCGGCCCAACGAGGCAAGATGTCGGAGATCGAGCTGCAGATCCTGCAGATCGACCAGGACATGCGCACCGAGGTCGGCAAGGAGCTCGCCGAGATCCGCAGCAAGTGGTCGGAACTCGTTGAGAAGCGGGTCGCGGCCGAGGACCAGCTCAAGCGGGTCGAGCTGCGCGCCCCGCAGGACGGAATCGTGCACCAGATGACGGTGCACACGATCGGCGGCCTCGTCACCCCGAACGAGCCCGCGATGCTGATCGTCCCCTCCTCCGACCGGCTGGCGCTCGAGGTGAAGATCCAGCCCCACGACATCGACAACGTGCGTTTCGACCAGAAAGCGGTGCTGCGCTTCTCCGCCTTCAACCAGCGCACCACGCCCGAAATCGACGGCCAGGTGACGCGCGTCTCGGCCGACGTGACCACCGATCCCAAGACGGGGGCGAGTTTCTACACAGCCCGCATCAGCGTGCCCGACGACCAAAGGGCACGCTTGGGCGCCGTTCGCCTCGTGCCCGGCATGCCGGTGGAGAGCTTCATCCAGACCGGCGAGCGCACCGTACTGTCGTACCTAACCAAGCCGCTCACTGATCAGATCACCAAAGCGTGGCGGGAGCGCTGA